Proteins encoded together in one Dermacentor variabilis isolate Ectoservices chromosome 2, ASM5094787v1, whole genome shotgun sequence window:
- the LOC142570942 gene encoding sodium channel protein 1 brain-like — MVRGRLELASALLTVLLSVDVALVLVAKGPHAYFSSGWHLLDFIVQSTSLLYEVLAVIGVQGSVIDVLRSTRALRPVRIVSLLPGMKLLVDALASSVPSIGNVLVVCAFIWIIFGVVGVSMFAGRLWHCVDARGQPLDPDLVPDRATCHMLGFSWTNENVHFDNLAEASLALLQVRGGRTGRHDA, encoded by the exons ATGGTGCGTGGCCGGCTGGAGCTGGCGAGTGCGCTGCTCACCGTGCTGCTGAGCGTGGACGTTGCCCTGGTGCTGGTCGCGAAGGGCCCCCACGCCTACTTCTCTTCGGGATGGCACCTGCTCGACTTCATCGTGCAGTCG ACATCGCTGCTCTACGAGGTTCTGGCCGTGATCGGAGtgcagggctcggtgatcgacGTGCTGCGCTCCACCAGGGCGCTGAGACCCGTGCGAATCGTGTCCCTCTTGCCCGGGATGAAG CTCCTAGTGGACGCCCTGGCCTCGTCGGTCCCTTCCATCGGCAACGTGCTCGTGGTGTGCGCCTTCATATGGATCATATTCGGCGTGGTGGGCGTCAGCATGTTCGCGGGCCGCCTGTGGCACTGCGTGGACGCCAGGGGACAGCCGCTCGACCCCGACCTGGTGCCCGACCGCGCCACCTGTCACATGCTGGGCTTCTCCTGGACCAACGAGAACGTTCACTTCGATAACCTGGCCGAAGCGTCGCTCGCGCTGCTCCAGGTGCGGGGCGGACGAACCGGCCGGCACGACGCCTAA